The segment TTATTCAAGAAAACGTTAAACGACAATTAAAGATATTATCATTGATGGCAGAGAGTAAAGTTATGGGAGTAAAAGTTGTTATCCATGAAGCAGAAGAAGGTGGTTTTTGGGCAGAAGTTCCTGCCTTTCCTGGTTGTGCCACTCAAGGAGAAACATTTGAAGAGTTATTACAAAATTTATACGATGCAATAGAAGGTTATTTATCAGTGGATCTTGACGACATTGAAACAGATGAAAAAAACCGCATTCTGGAAATCGCTGTATAATTTATGAAATCTATTTCTGGAAAAAATTTTCCAAAATTCTAGAACAAAATGGTTGGATAAGAGTGAGATTCCAAAGCAGCCATCATATCTATGCAAAACCTGGAAATATTCACAAAAATTTTGTACCTATTCATGGTAATAAAGATCTAAAAATTGGCTTGTTAAGACATTTGAAGAAGATTTAAAGTAATCTTTTAAGGTGAAGATGATACAATAGAACAGATATAAGTTATCACTAAAGAAGGTTTAATTACTATGGTTATTGCCCCTCAACTGATGTCCCTAGAAGACTATTTTAACTATGACGATGATACGGAGACTCGCTATGAACTCGAAGATGGAGAATTATTAATTATGCCTCCTGAAAGTGACTTAAGTCTGCGTATTGCTTCGTTTTTATTCGCTTATTTCATCCAGCTCGGAATCCCTT is part of the Rippkaea orientalis PCC 8801 genome and harbors:
- a CDS encoding type II toxin-antitoxin system HicB family antitoxin, giving the protein MGVKVVIHEAEEGGFWAEVPAFPGCATQGETFEELLQNLYDAIEGYLSVDLDDIETDEKNRILEIAV
- a CDS encoding type II toxin-antitoxin system HicA family toxin, whose protein sequence is MRFQSSHHIYAKPGNIHKNFVPIHGNKDLKIGLLRHLKKI